A segment of the Candidatus Izimaplasma bacterium HR1 genome:
CAATTCAGAAAAAGCATTTAGTGATCAAGTTGCTTTAGAAATTGATGAAGAAGTAAGAAAAATCATCCATGAATGTTACGAGATTGCTAGAGTTGTACTTAAAGAGCATGTCGTTTTACTTAAAAATATTGCTCAACATTTATTAGATATCGAGACTTTAACTAAAGAGGATATCTATGAAATCGTTGATACAGGTAAACTTGGATGGTGGGAAAAGAAAAAAGCCAAAGAATCTAAAGAACTAAAACCTGTAGAACCTATCCAAATTAAAGAAATAAAAGCAAAAGAAATAAAGGTAAGTCATTAGTTTAAAGGGTAGGATATACTAATATTCTGCCCTTTTATTTGAAAGGGGTAAATTATGAGATTAGACAAATTTCTAAAAGTATCAAGAATTATCAAAAGACGTACTATAGCTAAAGAAGTTGCTGATAACGATAGAATCACTGTCAACAATCGCGTTGCTAAATCTTCTACAAAGCTAGAAGTTGACGATATCATCACTATTTCCTTTGGTAACAAGATTTTAACAATCAAAGTATTAGAATTACGTGATTCGACTAAAAAAGAAGACGCGCAAAATATGTTTGAAATAATTGAAGAAAAAAGAATACAATAATTTGCATTTTTATTTGTATTGCTTTATAATTTAGGATGAGAAATAAGGTGATTAACTATGAAAAAAATACTAATAACAATAACAGCACTTGTTCTAGCAATTACTTTGTCGGCTTGTAATCAAGGACCGACAGAAGATAAGAATATTGTTTATGTGACTGTTTACCCAATGCAATACCTAGTTGAAGAAATCGCAGGAGACACAGTTGAAGTGAGACTTGTTGTAGGTACATCTTCTCATACCGAGGGATATACTCCAACTGGGCAAGAACTAATTAAAATGTCTGATGCCGATTTGCTTTTCTTTGTTAACGGTGGTGCTGATAGTTATATATTGAATATTGAATCTACTTTAGCACAGGGTAATGTAGAAATGGTTGATATGTCTGAGCACATCGTTTATAACGAGATTTGTTTAACACATACCCACGATGATGAGGAACCAGATGAGCCTGTTACTTGTAACGAAAACTCGCTATCTCCTGACCCTCATTTTTGGTTAGATCCAATTAAGATGATTCAAGCTGCAGAGTTTGTTAAATCTAAACTTATAAGTACCTTCCCGGAAAATACAGAGTTATACAATAACAAGTACACTAATCTTAGCGCTACTTTGGAACAACTTAACCTTGATTTCCAGGAAATGGCAGATTCAGCCGTAAAACCAATCATGACAACTGTTAGATTATTCACATATTGGGAAGAAAGATATGATATCGAAATTATCTCGATTACTTCAGATATTCATTCTACAGAGACAAACCCTGGCGATATTATTGAACTAGCTGAGGAAGCTGTATTCCACGGAATAACCACAATCCTATTTGAAAAAAATGCTAATTCTCCTGCTGGTGATCAAGTATTAGAAGAACTAAAAAACACATTCACAATGGCAGATAAACTATATCTTCATGGACTTGGAGTTATTACCGCAGATGAGGTTGAGAATGGTTCAAACTACATTTCAATTATGTATGATAACTTGGAAGTATTAAGATACACTACAAAATAGAGCAATTTTGTTCTATTTTTATTTTGAAATGAAGTAGTTTGTGTTATAATCAATATGTTTTATAGAAGAGGTGACTTAAATGGAAAAACTTACAGAACAAGAGATTGTTAGAAGAGAAAAATTAGAAGAATTAAAAACTAAAGGAATCGATCCATTCGGCCAAAGATTTGATCGTAATTGTAACACAGAAACATTACGACAAAAATTTGATCAATACAGTAAAGAAGAATTACATGAAATGGAAACTGAACCAATTAGGATTGCAGGACGTCTAATGACTAAACGCGGTAAGGGTAAAGCAGGTTTCGCTAATATTATGGATCAATTTGGACAAGTTCAATTATATGTTAGATTAGATGCTGTTGGAGAAGACCAATTTGAATTATTCAATAGAGCAGATCTAGGAGATTTCCTTGGTATAGAAGGAAAAATTATGAAAACAAGAATGGGTGAATTAAGCATACGTGCTGAAAAAATCACTCATTTAAGCAAGTCTTTACGTCCATTACCTGAAAAGTTTCATGGATTAAAAGACATTGAAGAAAGATATCGTCGTCGTTACGTTGATTTAATTACAAACGAAGAATCAAAAGAGACATTTATTAATCGTTCAAAAATCATTAGCATGATTAGAGATTTATTGAATGCTCGTGGATACATAGAAGTTGAAACACCAATCCTTCACCCAATTCTAGGTGGAGCTTCTGCTAGACCTTTCGTAACACACCACAATACTTTGGATATGCCATTCTATTTAAGAATAGCTCCTGAATTATACTTAAAAAGATTAATCGTTGGTGGTTTAGACGGTGTCTATGAAATCGGACGTACGTTTAGAAATGAAGGAATGAGTATTAAACATAATCCCGAATTTACAATGTTAGAACTTTATCAAGCGTATGGTAACGTAGATACAATGATGGAATTAACAGAGTACTTATTCTCAACAGTTGCTAAAAGTTTAGGTAAAGGTACTGCTACATATAATGGTAAAGAAATCTATCTGGATCAACCATGGGTTAAATTACATATGGCTGATGCGGTTAGAGACGAAGTCGGAATTGATTTTTGGAATAAAGAATTAACTTTCGAACAAGCAAAACAATTTGCTTTGGATAAAGACTTAGATGTTCCAGAACATTATACAGGTACAGGTCACATTTTAAACCTATTATTCGAAGAGTATTGTGAAGAAAAAGTCATTCAACCAACATTCGTTTTCGGACACCCAATTGAGATTTCACCATTAGCTAAAAAGAATGTTGAAGATCCTCGATTTACAGATCGCTTTGAATTATTTATTGATGGTAGAGAATATGCTAATGCATTTACAGAACTAAATGATCCAATTGATCAAAAGGAACGTTTCTTAGCTCAATTAGCTGAAAAAGAATTAGGAAATGATGAAGCTACAGAAATGGATATCGATTATGTAGAAGCTTTAGAATATGGTATGCCACCTGCTGGAGGACTTGGAGTTGGAATTGATAGATTGATTATGCTTCTAACTGATAGTGCTTCAATAAGAGATGTACTACTATTCCCACACATGAAACCAAGAAGTAAATAAGAACTGAAATTTCAGTTCTTTTTTTTATCATATAATTAGTTAAAATTTCAGATTAATAATATAATCTAAATGAGGTGATTTTATGATATACAATAACATATATGAAACTATAGGTAATACACCTATAATCAAACTAAATAAATTGACGAAAAATCAAAAAGCAGATATTTATCTTAAACTAGAATGGTTTAATCCTGGTGGTAGTGTTAAAGATAGAATCGCGATTAATATGATCGAAGAAGCCGAAAAACAAGGTCTCCTTAAAACAGGTGATACAATTATAGAGCCAACTAGTGGAAATACCGGTATAGGTATAGCTATGATTGGTGCAGCTAAAGGATATAAGACAATACTTACTATGCCAGATAGTCTAAGTATCGAAAGAAGGAAAATTCTTATAGGTTATGGTGCAGAATTAATTTTAACACCTAAAAGTGAGGGAATGAATGGTTCGATAAAAGTTGCAGAAGACTTAGTTGATAAGCATGGCTATTTTATGCCAATGCAATTCAAAAACCTAAATAACCCTCGAGCACATATGAAGACAACAGCTTTAGAAATACTAGAAGAATTACCTAATCTTAATTACTTTATAGCAGCAGTTGGTACTGGTGGAACTATTACCGGTGTAGGTACTATCCTTAAAGAACATAATCCAAATATATCAATTAAAGCAGTTGAGCCAAAAGGAAGTTCTGTCTTAAGTGGTAACTCAAAAGGGCCACATAAGATTCAAGGAATAGGTGCTGGATTTATTCCGGACATTTTAGATACAGGCATCTATGATGAAGTTATTCAAGTAGAAGATGATGATGCATTTAATATGGCAAGAAAATTAGCAAAATCACAAGGGTTATTTGTTGGAATATCAACAGGAGCTAACGTATTTGCAGCCTTACAAATAGCTGAAAAAGCACAAGTAAATAACCAAATACTTACTATATCTCCAAGTAATGCCGAAAGATACTTATCTACAGAATTATTTAAATAAAATCATTCCATTCGGGATGATTTTTTTATAAAAAAAAGAAAGAAATTAATCTCTCTCTTTACTAACTAAACTGCATTCTACTTCTAAGATATCTTTTCCTTCTATAATTCTAGCCGGCATTCCAACTGCAGTAGCATGCGGTGGAACATCTTTTAATACAACAGAGTTAGCACCAACTTTTGCTCCATAACCAATTTTAATATCTCCTAATATTTTTGCTCCAGCAGCAATCATAACTTCATCACATAAAGATGGATGTCTTTTTGCTCCTGAATGATTGCCAGTACCACCTAATGTGACACCATGATACATCAATACATTATTTCCAATAACAGCGGTTTCACCTATAACGATACCACTACCATGATCAATTACAAAATTCTTACCTATCTGAGCCCCAGGATGTATATCTACCCCAGTATTAAATCTTCCAATATTACTAATTATTCGGGCAATCATTTTTAACCTTAACTTCCAAAAGAATCTAGCTATACGATAACTCCAGACAGCATGAAGACCGTTGTGGGTAAGTACTATATCAAGTATATGTCTAGCTGCAGGATCTTTTTGTTTTAGGGTTTTTATATCACTAATCATTCCCATAAAATCACCTCTTTGCACTTTGATTATACATAATGTAGTTAAGCTTGTTAAATGATATACACTTGAAAGAGTTTACAAAAAAAAACGCAAGGAATAATTCCTTGCGTTTAGATTTCTTTTCCAACAACAAACTCATCATTTTCAAATACATAGATACCAAAATTCTCAGCAATCTCAACATATATATCAATTAAACTAACATACTCATAATCAATAGTCTCAGAGACATTTTTAAGAGCTTCATTAAGCATATCACGAACGTAATCGTAATCTCTTCTTCGCTCCATAATCATGTTTTCAATATAAGTTTCTGCATCATTCAATACTTCAATATCTGACTCAAAACCATGATTTTCTAAATCTGTTCGGAAATCAAAGATATATATAAGAAACAATAACATTTCACTATAATCTTCGAATTCATCACACTTTGATTGGAATAAACTTTCAAAGTAAATCTTAATAACATTAAATTGAGCATTAATATAATTAAACCCAATTTCAAAAATTGTCTCCAGGTCTTCATCTAACTCTTGTTGGTCACAAGCTAGATCATAAACATAATCTAGGACTAAGAATACTGGCTCTAATCGTTGATAAATAACATTATTGTTTCCTTTGAATTTTTCGATCATCTCGTGGTTTTCAATCTTCCACGAAGCATAATCTTTAAGAATAAAACTATCCATTTGTACACCTACTTATTATCACAACAAAATTGTTGTAAAGTAATTGATTAAGCTTTGTTAACAGAACCAAATAACTCCATTTTTTCTGTTACAGTTGCCATGATAGCATCATAACCTGGTTTAATTACTTTTCTTGGGTCGTAACCTTTACCTTCTAAGTCTTTTTTCTCTTCGAAATAAACTCTAACAGCTGCAGTAAATGTTAATTGACATTCAGTGTTAACGTTAATTTTTGAAACACCTAATGTAATAGCTTCTGTAACCATTTCGTTAGGAATTCCTGTACCACCATGAAGTACTAATGGCATATTTCCTGTTGCATCTTGGATATTTTTCAATACGTCTAGACGTAATCCAGTCCAATTTGCAGGATATTTACCATGAATATTACCAATTCCAGCAGCTAACATAGATACACCTAAATCAGCAATCATTTTACATTCATTTACGTCAGCAACTTCACCAGCGCCAACAACACCATCTTCTTCTCCCCCGATAGATCCAACTTCAGCTTCAACACTGATTCCTCTTTCGTTAGCATAAGCAATGATTTCTGTTGTTTTTTGAATATTTTCTTCGATTGAATAATGTGATCCATCGAACATTACACTACTAAATCCAGCTTCGATACAAGCTTTTGCAGCATCAAAACTACCATGATCTAAATGTAGCGCAACTGGTACAGTAATGTTTAAGTTTTTAAGCATTCCTTCTACCATTCCTACTACAGTATCAAATCCTGTCATATATTTAGCAGCACCTTCAGATACACCTAAAATTACTGGTGATTTTAATTCTTGAGCAGCTACTAAAACCGCTTTTGTCCATTCTAAATTGTTAATGTTAAATTGTCCTACTGCATAACCTTCTTTTCTCGCTTTTTCAAGCATTTCTTTTGCAGACACAAGTCCCATAAAATTTCCTCCTAATTAATATTAATATTTTCAATAATATTATACATTAATTGTTTGTATATGTAAACTAATGTAGATTATAAGAGCCAATGTAAATGCTTACTAAAAAAAACACTGCCGAGGCAGTGTTTTATTTTCCTGATACTTTTAATGATTTAATTCTTAATGATGGACTACCAACATATCCAAAGTTAAAATATAAGTCATTACAAACAGCTGTAACATCCTTTAACAATTCTAGATAGTTCCCAGCCACAGTAATAAGTGCGACAGGTTTTACAATTTTTCCGTCTTCAACTAAGAATCCAGAACTTTGTAAACTGAAATCACCACTAACTGCATTACATCCTGCATGTGTTCCTGCAAGTTCAGTAATTATTAAACCTTTTTTCATATCTTTAACAATTTCATCGTATTCCGTATTTCCTTCTAAGAAATAGAAGTTCGTCGGAGCAATACCATTTAAGAATCCGTTACCTGTTGATTTAGTGTCGTCTTTCTTAGCAGTTTTTAAGTTATGTAGGTATCCTGTTAATTTACCATCTTTGATTAATTCTTTGTATTGTGTAGCAACACCTTCATCATCGAAAGCCCCAGATCTACCAGATTTTTTTCTAAAAGGATCATCTACCAAAGTAATAAGTTCATTACCGATAACTTCTCCTACTTTACCTTTCAATAAAGAAATATCCTTTTGTACACTTTCAGCACTAAACATACTAACATGTGGACTTAACAAAGAACAACTTGCTTTATTTGTAAGTAAAATTTCATATTCTCCAGTTTCAACAGGTGAAGCTCCTAATTGTGAGCAAACATCTTTTGCTCCTGATATAGCCATTGCTTCAAGGTCGAAATCATTGTAATCATTTGATAATTTGTATTCATAAGTAGTTCTTTGGTCTTTACCATCACTAGCAATAATAAACGCCCCAATTACACCACCATTTACTTTTTTCTCTAGTTTTAACCCTTTTGAATTTTGAATTAATACTTTTGTAGTTCCTTCACCATAGAATGCTTGAACCATATTAATTCTTTCATCTTGAGCCATTACTAATTCTTCAAATCTCTTAGTGTCTTCAATTTTTTTAGCAGCTCCAACTTCATCTAAGCTTGCATCAAATAATCCTTCCACTTGCTTGTATTCTTTATCTCCTTCATAGATAAATACTTCATCTTCACTGTCAATCATTTTTGCAGATCCAATAATACTTTCTACGATGAAATCAAATACATCTTCATTTACTATTTCTGTACTAACTGTACCCATTTTACCGTTATAAATTCCTTTAACAGTTAATTTAGCACTATCAGCTATTGCATATTTCTCAACTGAACCTTTAAATACTTCAATATCTAACTCAGTATTTCCAGCGTAGTATACTTGGATATCTTCTATCCCTTTTTCTTTTGCCAAAGCAAATAATTTCTTAAAGTTCATTAGACAGTCCCTCCTCTACCACCAACAGTGATTTCTGATAATCTAATTGTAGGTTGTCCTACATCTGTAGGAATACTTCCTGATGCACTACCACACATACCTTGTTCACGTTTTAAATTGTTTCCAACCATATCAACTTTTAATAATGCTTGGCTACCTGTACCAACAAGTGAAGCCCCGCGTACTGGTTCTGCAATTTTACCATCTCTGATCATATATCCTTCAGATACTGAGAAGTTGAAGTCTCCAGTTGCTGGATTTACACTTCCTCCACCCATTTTTTTAGCATATAAACCAAATTTTGTAGCAGCAACAATTTCATCAAATGTTGAGTCACCATTATCAATATATGTATTAGTCATTCTTGATGTTGGTGCGAACCGATACGATTCCCGACGACCTGAATTCGTACAAGCATCATCCATACGTTTTGCATTTAATTTATCAATCATATAACTAGTTAAAACACCATCTTTAATTAATTGACGACGTATTTGCTTATTACCTTCATCATCAAATGTAGCACTACCCCATGCATGAGAAATAGTTCCATCATCTACTGCATTAATTAATGTATTAGCGATAAGTTCACCTTTTTTACCAGTAAATACACTTGCTCCTTTAGCAACACTAGTTGCTTCTAAACTGTGTCCTACTGCTTCATGGAAGATTACTCCACCAAATCCATTATCAAT
Coding sequences within it:
- a CDS encoding ribosome-associated heat shock protein Hsp15; this encodes MRLDKFLKVSRIIKRRTIAKEVADNDRITVNNRVAKSSTKLEVDDIITISFGNKILTIKVLELRDSTKKEDAQNMFEIIEEKRIQ
- the znuA gene encoding High-affinity zinc uptake system binding-protein ZnuA precursor, whose protein sequence is MKKILITITALVLAITLSACNQGPTEDKNIVYVTVYPMQYLVEEIAGDTVEVRLVVGTSSHTEGYTPTGQELIKMSDADLLFFVNGGADSYILNIESTLAQGNVEMVDMSEHIVYNEICLTHTHDDEEPDEPVTCNENSLSPDPHFWLDPIKMIQAAEFVKSKLISTFPENTELYNNKYTNLSATLEQLNLDFQEMADSAVKPIMTTVRLFTYWEERYDIEIISITSDIHSTETNPGDIIELAEEAVFHGITTILFEKNANSPAGDQVLEELKNTFTMADKLYLHGLGVITADEVENGSNYISIMYDNLEVLRYTTK
- the lysS gene encoding Lysine--tRNA ligase; translated protein: MEKLTEQEIVRREKLEELKTKGIDPFGQRFDRNCNTETLRQKFDQYSKEELHEMETEPIRIAGRLMTKRGKGKAGFANIMDQFGQVQLYVRLDAVGEDQFELFNRADLGDFLGIEGKIMKTRMGELSIRAEKITHLSKSLRPLPEKFHGLKDIEERYRRRYVDLITNEESKETFINRSKIISMIRDLLNARGYIEVETPILHPILGGASARPFVTHHNTLDMPFYLRIAPELYLKRLIVGGLDGVYEIGRTFRNEGMSIKHNPEFTMLELYQAYGNVDTMMELTEYLFSTVAKSLGKGTATYNGKEIYLDQPWVKLHMADAVRDEVGIDFWNKELTFEQAKQFALDKDLDVPEHYTGTGHILNLLFEEYCEEKVIQPTFVFGHPIEISPLAKKNVEDPRFTDRFELFIDGREYANAFTELNDPIDQKERFLAQLAEKELGNDEATEMDIDYVEALEYGMPPAGGLGVGIDRLIMLLTDSASIRDVLLFPHMKPRSK
- the cysK gene encoding Cysteine synthase, translating into MIYNNIYETIGNTPIIKLNKLTKNQKADIYLKLEWFNPGGSVKDRIAINMIEEAEKQGLLKTGDTIIEPTSGNTGIGIAMIGAAKGYKTILTMPDSLSIERRKILIGYGAELILTPKSEGMNGSIKVAEDLVDKHGYFMPMQFKNLNNPRAHMKTTALEILEELPNLNYFIAAVGTGGTITGVGTILKEHNPNISIKAVEPKGSSVLSGNSKGPHKIQGIGAGFIPDILDTGIYDEVIQVEDDDAFNMARKLAKSQGLFVGISTGANVFAALQIAEKAQVNNQILTISPSNAERYLSTELFK
- the cysE gene encoding Serine acetyltransferase → MGMISDIKTLKQKDPAARHILDIVLTHNGLHAVWSYRIARFFWKLRLKMIARIISNIGRFNTGVDIHPGAQIGKNFVIDHGSGIVIGETAVIGNNVLMYHGVTLGGTGNHSGAKRHPSLCDEVMIAAGAKILGDIKIGYGAKVGANSVVLKDVPPHATAVGMPARIIEGKDILEVECSLVSKERD
- the fba gene encoding Fructose-bisphosphate aldolase — encoded protein: MGLVSAKEMLEKARKEGYAVGQFNINNLEWTKAVLVAAQELKSPVILGVSEGAAKYMTGFDTVVGMVEGMLKNLNITVPVALHLDHGSFDAAKACIEAGFSSVMFDGSHYSIEENIQKTTEIIAYANERGISVEAEVGSIGGEEDGVVGAGEVADVNECKMIADLGVSMLAAGIGNIHGKYPANWTGLRLDVLKNIQDATGNMPLVLHGGTGIPNEMVTEAITLGVSKINVNTECQLTFTAAVRVYFEEKKDLEGKGYDPRKVIKPGYDAIMATVTEKMELFGSVNKA
- a CDS encoding peptidase PmbA, with protein sequence MNFKKLFALAKEKGIEDIQVYYAGNTELDIEVFKGSVEKYAIADSAKLTVKGIYNGKMGTVSTEIVNEDVFDFIVESIIGSAKMIDSEDEVFIYEGDKEYKQVEGLFDASLDEVGAAKKIEDTKRFEELVMAQDERINMVQAFYGEGTTKVLIQNSKGLKLEKKVNGGVIGAFIIASDGKDQRTTYEYKLSNDYNDFDLEAMAISGAKDVCSQLGASPVETGEYEILLTNKASCSLLSPHVSMFSAESVQKDISLLKGKVGEVIGNELITLVDDPFRKKSGRSGAFDDEGVATQYKELIKDGKLTGYLHNLKTAKKDDTKSTGNGFLNGIAPTNFYFLEGNTEYDEIVKDMKKGLIITELAGTHAGCNAVSGDFSLQSSGFLVEDGKIVKPVALITVAGNYLELLKDVTAVCNDLYFNFGYVGSPSLRIKSLKVSGK
- a CDS encoding protease TldD, with translation MLDKKLIKKVLDQALTTSADFAEVFIEDKFTTNATLVSSKVQNVSNAKVFGIGIRVAKGYQRVYGYTNSSEEKDLLKLADDLAQSFPGESANIEFELSEMEVAELHQPRVLPSEVAMEEKVALLRRADKAAREYSEEIQQVQARYQDYVQNVWIANTEGTYVNDRRVRTRIAIAAVAMNDETKQTGFYGPGGTYGFEFYSDVINVEEAAQEAARIAKAMLYADECPSGKFPVVIDNGFGGVIFHEAVGHSLEATSVAKGASVFTGKKGELIANTLINAVDDGTISHAWGSATFDDEGNKQIRRQLIKDGVLTSYMIDKLNAKRMDDACTNSGRRESYRFAPTSRMTNTYIDNGDSTFDEIVAATKFGLYAKKMGGGSVNPATGDFNFSVSEGYMIRDGKIAEPVRGASLVGTGSQALLKVDMVGNNLKREQGMCGSASGSIPTDVGQPTIRLSEITVGGRGGTV